In Streptomyces canus, one DNA window encodes the following:
- a CDS encoding LysR family transcriptional regulator, translating to MQFQQLQYFVAVAETRHFTRAADLVHVAQPSLSQQIKALERELGADLFLRARGNISLTDAGEALLPLARRILADADTARHEVQELVQLRSGRVRLGATPSLCTGLLPDVLRAFHDRYPGIRLMIEEGGSHDLVRLLARGALDLALVVLPLPSPSPALTTVELLREDLVVVSSPEGPAPGGPGRRTVRVADLESEPLVMFRHGYDLRELTVAACRAEGFEPDFAVEGGEMDAVLGFVRAGLGVAVVPRMVATRSGRGLRVTPLARPGLHRTIALAHRSDVAPPRAARELQRMLLER from the coding sequence ATGCAGTTCCAGCAGCTCCAGTACTTCGTGGCGGTCGCCGAGACCCGGCACTTCACCCGCGCCGCCGACCTCGTCCATGTGGCACAGCCGTCCCTGTCCCAGCAGATCAAGGCCCTTGAGCGGGAGCTCGGGGCCGATCTGTTCCTGCGGGCGCGCGGCAACATCTCCCTCACCGACGCGGGCGAGGCCCTGCTGCCGCTGGCCCGCCGCATCCTGGCCGACGCGGACACGGCCCGGCACGAGGTGCAGGAGCTGGTGCAGCTGCGCAGCGGCCGGGTCCGGCTCGGCGCGACCCCGAGCCTGTGCACCGGTCTGCTGCCGGACGTGCTGCGCGCCTTCCACGACCGCTATCCCGGCATCCGGCTGATGATCGAGGAGGGCGGCTCCCACGATCTCGTCCGGCTGCTCGCGCGCGGTGCCCTCGACCTGGCCCTGGTGGTCCTCCCGCTGCCGTCGCCGTCCCCGGCGCTGACGACGGTGGAGCTGCTGCGCGAGGACCTGGTGGTCGTGTCCTCGCCGGAGGGACCCGCGCCCGGCGGTCCGGGCCGCCGTACCGTGCGCGTCGCCGACCTGGAGAGCGAGCCCCTGGTGATGTTCCGGCACGGCTACGACCTGCGCGAACTGACCGTGGCCGCATGCCGTGCCGAGGGCTTCGAGCCGGACTTCGCGGTGGAGGGCGGGGAGATGGACGCGGTGCTGGGCTTCGTCCGGGCGGGCCTGGGCGTGGCCGTCGTACCGCGCATGGTCGCCACCCGCTCGGGCCGGGGGCTGCGGGTCACCCCGCTCGCCCGGCCCGGCCTGCACCGGACGATCGCGCTGGCCCACCGCAGCGATGTGGCTCCGCCGCGGGCGGCACGGGAGTTGCAGCGGATGCTCCTGGAGCGCTGA
- a CDS encoding outer membrane protein assembly factor BamB family protein produces MKRRIVAVGAALLVLVGCAGNTASGGSKSPAVSSPSGDSGLTVETTSRSVSGPWRAWTASLSSREAHGSCGATAHQVVCATDSGGFVGRSRADGRITWTVPAGDHGKSAGLVVDAADERAVTGVAGRLRAANLRTGTQAWTHQLPTSRAYFALGAADGIVYALHAPAPFTDTAAVLDAVRASDGTPLWHRTVGWSTGEPLAAFRGRVYTADGTRVTARDARTGDTVATSPTGVECPHLVTGGHYLVCTGSPFSAEDTFPPMRRLDPATLRPLPTPRNTINKPVHGVISDDGVLVLYEAGAEDTSAGDWFAYDLENDRKLWSTYATEADAAVAGGRFVTFTPVNDRTTRGRVLTIDLHAGPRGTGTAAPRMSAAYAQTRDGEHPVVVVPDGDTGHVVVMARTHGSLRSLPLP; encoded by the coding sequence ATGAAGCGGCGGATCGTTGCGGTGGGCGCGGCACTGCTGGTGCTGGTGGGGTGCGCGGGGAACACCGCGTCCGGCGGATCGAAGAGCCCGGCGGTCTCCTCGCCGTCCGGTGACTCCGGGCTGACGGTGGAGACGACCTCGAGGTCCGTCTCGGGCCCGTGGCGCGCGTGGACGGCGTCCCTCTCCAGCCGGGAGGCCCACGGCAGTTGCGGCGCGACGGCGCACCAGGTGGTGTGCGCGACCGACTCCGGCGGATTCGTGGGGCGTTCGCGGGCCGACGGCCGTATCACCTGGACCGTGCCCGCGGGCGACCACGGCAAGAGCGCCGGACTGGTCGTCGACGCGGCCGACGAACGGGCCGTGACCGGGGTCGCGGGCAGGCTCCGCGCGGCGAACCTGCGGACGGGTACGCAGGCGTGGACCCATCAACTGCCCACCAGCCGGGCCTACTTCGCCCTCGGCGCTGCGGATGGGATCGTCTACGCCCTCCACGCGCCGGCTCCCTTCACGGACACCGCCGCCGTCCTCGACGCCGTGCGCGCATCCGACGGCACGCCCCTGTGGCACCGGACCGTCGGCTGGAGCACGGGCGAGCCCCTGGCCGCCTTCCGGGGCCGCGTCTACACGGCCGACGGCACCCGGGTCACCGCCCGCGACGCCCGCACCGGCGACACCGTGGCGACCAGCCCCACGGGCGTCGAGTGCCCGCACCTCGTCACCGGCGGCCACTACCTGGTCTGCACCGGCAGCCCGTTCTCCGCCGAGGACACCTTCCCGCCCATGCGACGCCTGGATCCGGCGACGCTGAGGCCGCTGCCGACCCCGCGGAACACGATCAACAAGCCCGTGCACGGGGTGATCTCCGACGACGGGGTCCTGGTGCTGTACGAAGCCGGCGCCGAGGACACGAGCGCGGGCGACTGGTTCGCGTACGACCTCGAGAACGACCGCAAACTGTGGAGCACGTACGCCACCGAGGCGGACGCCGCCGTGGCCGGCGGCCGGTTCGTGACCTTCACCCCCGTCAACGACCGCACTACGCGGGGCCGCGTGCTCACGATCGACCTGCACGCGGGTCCGCGGGGGACCGGAACCGCCGCGCCCCGCATGTCCGCGGCGTACGCGCAGACCCGAGACGGCGAACACCCCGTGGTCGTCGTGCCGGACGGCGACACGGGCCATGTCGTCGTCATGGCCCGTACCCACGGTTCGCTGCGGTCGCTTCCGCTGCCCTGA
- a CDS encoding putative bifunctional diguanylate cyclase/phosphodiesterase: MIAEPDGPEDRLRRFATIWSRAVFPVTSTSATRPEFEEQLLPLARRLSEALAARVVDTDEGRAVGAALVDAHCTDPEALTRSLDCVDAYLVLYCGGDGDREDLRSRSARLQHAMAAGFAHALRERTLAEQEAIAQAALEAQGVVAQALHATEARFRAVFEGAAIGIGIADLDGNVLQVNGALLRMFGITDQTMRGRRVQEWTHPEDAPQTWTLYDELVRGEREHYHLEKAFYRPDGTALWTNLTVSLLRDADGVPQYQLALMEDTTERRLLNLRLRYEATHDALTGLPNRTLFFERLEKALNAGEGQRFGLCYLDLDGFKTINDSLGHAAGDRLLVEVADRLQSCATAPGEMVARLGGDEFVALTTGPDTESEVDDLAARIMNVLLAPVRIDGRELTVRGSIGIVEGPTGERGPAEVLRSADITMYRAKSAGGNRFELADPEADARAITRHGLTTALPAALDRGEFFIEYQPLVHLGDGSVRGAEALVRWLHPQHGVLGPDRFIPLAEHTGLIVPLGRWVLEQSVRQAREWRERYGENGPQRINVNLSPCQLTHPGLVQDTVDILERAGVEPDALCLEVTESALIGADDDLLKPLRRLAEMGVDIALDDFGTGYSNLANLRRLPVSVLKLDRSFTQSMQQFPADPVDLKIVEGIVSLAHGLNLAVTVEGVETGAQAEQLRILGCDTAQGWYYARPGPPERLHELALVDATG; this comes from the coding sequence GTGATCGCCGAGCCGGACGGGCCGGAGGACAGACTGCGCCGGTTCGCGACGATCTGGAGCCGGGCCGTCTTCCCGGTGACGTCGACGTCCGCGACCCGGCCGGAGTTCGAGGAACAACTGCTGCCGCTGGCCCGCCGGTTGAGCGAGGCGCTCGCGGCCAGGGTCGTCGACACCGACGAGGGCCGGGCCGTCGGCGCCGCCCTCGTCGACGCGCACTGCACGGATCCGGAGGCGCTGACCCGCTCCCTGGACTGCGTCGACGCCTATCTGGTGCTCTACTGCGGCGGCGACGGCGACCGCGAGGACCTGCGGTCGCGCTCCGCGCGACTCCAGCACGCCATGGCCGCCGGGTTCGCGCACGCGCTGCGGGAGCGGACGCTGGCCGAGCAGGAGGCCATCGCACAGGCCGCCCTCGAGGCGCAGGGCGTGGTGGCACAGGCGCTGCACGCGACCGAGGCCCGGTTCCGCGCGGTGTTCGAGGGCGCGGCCATAGGGATCGGCATCGCCGACCTGGACGGCAACGTCCTCCAGGTCAACGGCGCGCTGCTGCGCATGTTCGGCATCACCGACCAGACGATGCGCGGCCGCCGGGTCCAGGAGTGGACCCACCCCGAGGACGCCCCCCAGACCTGGACGCTCTACGACGAACTCGTCCGCGGCGAGCGCGAGCACTACCACCTCGAAAAGGCCTTCTACCGCCCGGACGGAACGGCCCTGTGGACCAACCTGACGGTCTCCCTGCTGCGCGACGCCGACGGCGTCCCGCAGTACCAGCTCGCCCTCATGGAGGACACCACCGAGCGCCGGCTGCTCAACCTCCGGCTGCGCTACGAGGCCACGCACGACGCGCTCACCGGACTGCCCAACCGCACGCTGTTCTTCGAGCGCCTGGAGAAGGCGCTGAACGCGGGCGAGGGCCAGCGGTTCGGCCTGTGCTACCTCGACCTCGACGGCTTCAAGACCATCAACGACAGCCTCGGCCACGCGGCCGGCGACCGGCTGCTCGTGGAGGTCGCCGACCGGCTCCAGTCGTGTGCGACCGCGCCGGGCGAGATGGTGGCCCGGCTCGGTGGTGACGAGTTCGTGGCACTGACCACAGGGCCCGACACCGAGAGCGAGGTCGACGACCTCGCGGCGCGCATCATGAACGTGCTGCTCGCCCCGGTCCGTATCGACGGCCGCGAGCTGACCGTGCGCGGCAGCATCGGCATCGTCGAGGGCCCCACGGGCGAGCGGGGTCCGGCGGAGGTCCTGCGCAGCGCCGACATCACCATGTACCGGGCCAAGTCGGCGGGCGGCAACCGCTTCGAGCTGGCCGACCCGGAGGCCGACGCCCGCGCCATCACCCGGCACGGGCTGACCACGGCGCTGCCCGCGGCCCTGGACCGCGGCGAGTTCTTCATCGAGTACCAGCCGCTGGTCCACCTCGGCGACGGCAGTGTGCGGGGCGCCGAGGCGCTGGTGCGCTGGCTGCATCCACAGCACGGGGTGCTCGGCCCGGACCGGTTCATCCCGCTCGCCGAGCACACCGGGCTGATCGTGCCGCTCGGCCGCTGGGTCCTGGAGCAGTCGGTACGGCAGGCCCGCGAATGGCGAGAACGCTACGGGGAGAACGGCCCTCAGAGGATCAACGTCAACCTCTCGCCGTGCCAGCTCACCCACCCCGGCCTGGTCCAGGACACCGTCGACATCCTGGAGCGCGCCGGCGTCGAGCCGGATGCCCTGTGCCTCGAAGTCACGGAGTCGGCCCTCATCGGCGCCGACGACGACCTCCTCAAGCCGCTGCGCCGGCTGGCCGAGATGGGCGTCGACATCGCCTTGGACGACTTCGGCACCGGCTACTCGAACCTGGCGAACCTGCGCCGCCTCCCGGTCAGCGTCCTGAAGCTGGACCGCTCCTTCACCCAGAGCATGCAGCAGTTCCCCGCCGATCCCGTCGACCTCAAGATCGTCGAGGGTATCGTTTCGCTCGCCCACGGCCTGAACCTCGCGGTGACCGTCGAGGGGGTCGAAACCGGGGCCCAGGCCGAGCAGTTGCGGATACTGGGCTGCGACACGGCCCAGGGCTGGTACTACGCCCGCCCGGGCCCGCCGGAGCGGCTGCACGAGCTGGCGCTGGTGGACGCGACGGGCTGA
- a CDS encoding SAM-dependent methyltransferase, translated as MERPAWAPRSIDISVPSVSRIYDFYLGGSHNFEADREAARRVMEFAPGLPKTMQANRAFLRRAVRFAAGEGITQFLDIGSGIPTFGNVHEVAQSARPGARVVYVDHDPVAVAHSQAVLEGNADAGVVAADLRKPREILASPEVQRLIDLNRPVALLLVAILHFVEDTDDPYAAVAELRDALAPGSLLVLTHASYEGMPLPQERTEGAVDVYKDIRNPLIMRSREEIARFFEGYDMVEPGLVSPPRWRPESATWNPDDEDPWAFSGFAGVGRTA; from the coding sequence ATGGAGCGTCCCGCCTGGGCTCCCCGGAGCATCGACATCTCGGTGCCGAGTGTCTCGCGTATCTACGACTTCTACCTGGGCGGTTCGCACAACTTCGAGGCCGACCGGGAGGCGGCCCGCAGGGTCATGGAGTTCGCACCGGGGCTGCCGAAGACCATGCAGGCGAACCGGGCCTTCCTGCGGCGGGCGGTGCGGTTCGCCGCCGGCGAGGGCATCACCCAGTTCCTGGACATCGGCTCCGGCATCCCGACCTTCGGCAATGTCCACGAGGTCGCCCAGAGCGCCCGCCCCGGCGCCCGTGTCGTCTACGTCGACCACGACCCGGTGGCCGTCGCGCACAGCCAGGCCGTTCTGGAGGGCAACGCGGACGCGGGAGTCGTCGCCGCCGACCTTCGCAAGCCCCGGGAGATCCTCGCCAGTCCCGAGGTTCAGCGCCTGATCGACCTGAACCGGCCGGTGGCACTGCTTCTCGTTGCCATACTGCACTTCGTGGAAGACACGGACGACCCCTACGCAGCGGTGGCGGAGCTGCGCGACGCACTCGCGCCGGGCAGCCTGCTGGTGCTCACGCACGCGTCGTACGAGGGAATGCCGCTTCCGCAGGAGCGGACCGAGGGTGCGGTGGACGTGTACAAGGACATTCGCAACCCGCTGATCATGCGCTCGCGCGAGGAGATCGCGCGGTTCTTCGAGGGGTACGACATGGTGGAACCGGGACTGGTGTCGCCGCCGCGGTGGCGGCCCGAGTCGGCGACCTGGAACCCCGACGACGAGGATCCGTGGGCCTTCTCCGGGTTCGCCGGCGTGGGACGTACGGCGTGA
- a CDS encoding SCO0930 family lipoprotein: MKTSWRNASLVASAAAVLVLTTACGQEGGTSSVGSQNVGATAAAGGYGGVGSGIGTGTSPSPSSTVGGGQGNLGAQSASAGKLEVSANAELGDVLTDSAGLSLYRFDEDTAEPPKSNCNGDCATAWPPVPANDASAGAGIDKALLGEVTRADGSKQLTIAGWPAYRYAKDTKAGDLTGQGVGGKWYALAPTGKKASVASLPGLSTRNDPNLGEIVVDKNGMTVYRFAKDKAWPKPVSNCTGACLEKWPAVAPVSSNDTKGVQKKGLMSFTRSDGVKQQTVNCSPIYTFAADKAPGDTNGQGVGGTWYAVRPNGEMVGVSDK, encoded by the coding sequence ATGAAGACCTCCTGGCGGAACGCCTCACTCGTGGCAAGCGCCGCGGCGGTGCTGGTGCTGACGACGGCGTGCGGTCAGGAAGGCGGCACGTCGTCGGTGGGCAGCCAGAACGTCGGCGCCACGGCGGCGGCGGGCGGCTACGGCGGTGTCGGCTCCGGCATCGGAACCGGTACCAGCCCGAGCCCCAGCTCGACCGTGGGCGGTGGCCAGGGGAACCTGGGAGCCCAGTCGGCCTCGGCCGGCAAGCTCGAGGTCTCCGCGAACGCCGAACTCGGGGACGTGCTGACCGACAGCGCCGGTCTCAGCCTCTACCGCTTCGACGAGGACACCGCCGAGCCGCCGAAGTCGAACTGCAACGGCGACTGCGCGACCGCCTGGCCGCCGGTACCCGCGAACGACGCCTCGGCCGGCGCCGGTATCGACAAGGCGCTGCTCGGTGAGGTGACCCGGGCCGACGGCAGCAAGCAGCTGACCATCGCCGGCTGGCCGGCCTACCGCTATGCGAAGGACACCAAGGCCGGCGATCTGACCGGTCAGGGCGTGGGCGGCAAGTGGTACGCGCTGGCGCCCACGGGCAAGAAGGCGTCGGTCGCCAGCCTGCCCGGACTGTCCACGCGCAACGACCCCAACCTGGGCGAGATCGTCGTCGACAAGAACGGCATGACGGTCTACCGCTTCGCCAAGGACAAGGCCTGGCCCAAGCCGGTCTCCAACTGCACCGGTGCGTGCCTGGAGAAGTGGCCGGCCGTGGCGCCCGTGTCGTCGAACGACACCAAGGGCGTCCAGAAGAAGGGCCTGATGAGCTTCACCCGCTCCGACGGCGTCAAGCAGCAGACGGTCAACTGCTCGCCCATCTACACCTTCGCGGCCGACAAGGCGCCCGGCGACACCAACGGCCAGGGCGTCGGCGGCACCTGGTACGCCGTCCGCCCCAACGGAGAGATGGTCGGCGTCTCCGACAAGTGA
- a CDS encoding bestrophin-like domain, producing the protein MPEWLVLILAMLAACAVVVAITLIRHKAAPVDEDPSETPDVIEYMTMWIGVVYAIVLGLAIAGVWEARSSAQDHVQAEAQALHEISERVQVYPADTRDRIRDDVNAYVGHVVTTEWKEMADHRRMTGRGTELLDRLRTDVTSYQPRSDFEAQAYQPLVDQVAAVDQARNARADSVEPTMPGVVWFGLLGGGVVTIGMVFALQIRRTTRELILAGLFSALIAFLLFLIWDFDAPYSRGITASAEPFFALFPDIKG; encoded by the coding sequence TTGCCGGAATGGCTTGTTCTCATCCTCGCGATGCTGGCCGCATGCGCCGTGGTGGTGGCCATCACGCTCATCCGCCACAAGGCGGCACCCGTGGACGAGGATCCCAGCGAGACCCCGGACGTCATCGAGTACATGACGATGTGGATCGGAGTGGTGTACGCCATCGTCCTGGGTCTGGCCATCGCGGGCGTCTGGGAGGCCCGCAGCTCGGCCCAGGACCACGTCCAGGCGGAGGCCCAGGCGCTGCACGAGATCTCGGAGCGGGTCCAGGTCTATCCGGCCGACACCCGTGACCGCATTCGGGACGATGTCAACGCCTATGTCGGACACGTCGTCACCACCGAGTGGAAGGAGATGGCCGACCACCGCCGCATGACCGGACGCGGCACCGAACTTCTCGACCGGCTGCGCACGGACGTCACCTCCTACCAGCCGAGGTCCGACTTCGAGGCCCAGGCCTACCAGCCGCTCGTCGACCAGGTGGCGGCCGTGGACCAGGCCCGCAACGCCCGCGCGGACTCGGTCGAGCCCACCATGCCCGGGGTGGTCTGGTTCGGTCTGCTGGGCGGCGGCGTCGTCACCATCGGCATGGTCTTCGCGCTGCAGATCCGGCGTACGACACGCGAGCTGATCCTGGCCGGGCTGTTCTCCGCGCTGATCGCCTTCCTGCTCTTCCTGATCTGGGACTTCGACGCCCCCTACAGCCGTGGCATCACGGCGTCGGCGGAGCCGTTCTTCGCCCTCTTCCCGGACATCAAGGGCTGA
- a CDS encoding class F sortase, giving the protein MSASELAGLAEEEEQRKKRAPWGVIALVLLTGLALIRNGSGEFDVGPPQPASAAAADSRVHGTAFGNAPAPAPLPYAAPDRVSIPAIRVDAPMVPVGLDPDGWVGAPPPEDPNLAGWFTGAVSPGEKGTAVVVGHVDNKQGPAVFYGLGALKKGNRVEIRRKDGKTAVFEIYGIEVFEKSNFPGDRVYGSKGTPELRVITCGGGFSKNNGYDGNVVAFARLVEVR; this is encoded by the coding sequence ATGTCTGCGTCCGAGCTGGCCGGGCTGGCCGAAGAGGAGGAGCAGCGGAAGAAGCGCGCTCCCTGGGGCGTGATAGCGCTTGTTCTGCTGACCGGTCTCGCGCTCATTCGGAACGGTTCGGGGGAGTTCGACGTCGGCCCGCCGCAGCCCGCGTCGGCGGCCGCGGCGGACAGCCGGGTGCACGGCACCGCCTTCGGCAACGCCCCCGCCCCCGCTCCCCTGCCGTACGCCGCGCCCGACCGGGTCTCCATCCCGGCGATCCGGGTCGACGCGCCGATGGTGCCGGTCGGCCTGGACCCGGACGGCTGGGTCGGCGCGCCGCCGCCGGAGGACCCGAATCTGGCCGGCTGGTTCACCGGCGCGGTCTCCCCCGGCGAGAAGGGCACCGCGGTCGTCGTCGGCCATGTCGACAACAAACAGGGCCCCGCCGTGTTCTACGGACTCGGGGCCCTGAAGAAGGGAAATCGCGTCGAGATCAGGCGCAAGGACGGAAAGACGGCCGTCTTCGAGATCTACGGCATCGAGGTCTTCGAGAAGAGCAATTTCCCCGGAGACCGTGTCTACGGCTCCAAGGGAACCCCCGAATTGCGGGTCATCACCTGCGGGGGTGGATTTTCCAAGAACAACGGCTACGACGGAAACGTCGTCGCCTTCGCCCGCCTGGTCGAGGTCCGCTGA
- a CDS encoding polysaccharide deacetylase family protein, protein MTKDQLLTRLSSTAAVLTRRRALLAGAAAVGAAGTAGVLAAVTGEKPVGPALPAAGPPAHRAVKSSAYRLQPLTGYGPPHATRRKTLVRHEPLLKVSGRGRTMVLTFDDGPDPRYTPHILDTLAEYDVRAMFFVCGEMAVDNQDLLARMSDEGHIVGNHTWSHPLLTRLTRSRIRSEMERTSDVIEDAYGERPEWFRAPYGAWNRAAFQLGAELGMEPLAWTVDTLDWTTPGTRRIVGTVENNAAPGVVVLSHDAGGDRSQSVRALRDYLPQLIDSGYHITVPRRQYV, encoded by the coding sequence ATGACGAAGGATCAGTTGCTCACACGGCTGTCGTCGACGGCGGCGGTGCTCACCCGGCGTCGGGCCCTGCTGGCCGGCGCCGCCGCGGTCGGGGCCGCCGGCACGGCCGGAGTGCTCGCGGCGGTCACCGGCGAGAAGCCGGTCGGGCCGGCGCTCCCCGCCGCCGGCCCACCGGCCCACCGCGCGGTCAAGTCCTCGGCCTACCGCCTCCAGCCCCTGACCGGGTACGGCCCGCCGCACGCCACCCGCCGGAAGACGCTGGTGCGCCACGAGCCGTTGCTGAAGGTCTCCGGACGCGGCAGGACCATGGTGCTGACCTTCGACGACGGACCCGACCCCCGCTACACCCCGCACATCCTGGACACGCTGGCCGAGTACGACGTACGGGCCATGTTCTTCGTGTGCGGGGAGATGGCGGTCGACAACCAGGACCTGCTGGCCCGGATGTCCGACGAGGGACACATCGTCGGCAACCACACCTGGTCCCACCCCCTGCTCACCCGGCTCACCCGCTCCCGCATCCGCTCCGAGATGGAACGCACCTCAGACGTCATCGAGGACGCCTACGGCGAGCGGCCCGAATGGTTCCGTGCTCCCTACGGCGCCTGGAACCGCGCCGCCTTCCAACTCGGCGCCGAACTCGGCATGGAACCCCTCGCCTGGACCGTCGACACCCTCGACTGGACCACCCCGGGCACCCGCCGCATCGTCGGCACGGTGGAGAACAACGCCGCCCCCGGCGTCGTGGTGCTCTCGCACGACGCCGGGGGCGACCGCTCCCAGAGTGTCCGGGCGCTGCGCGACTATCTGCCGCAGCTCATCGATTCCGGCTATCACATCACCGTCCCGCGACGGCAGTACGTATAG
- a CDS encoding universal stress protein produces MTEQHAHQFERGTDGPKVIVVGVDGSDSSLRAAAYAGGLARRQHALLAVVYVQPVIASGAALGAPVAETTDEIAEDLVAQIRHATEQNKGIFDVRWEFHTFRGDPYSGLTKAADELKADAVVVGASEQAGHRIVGSVAVRLVKAGRWPVTVVP; encoded by the coding sequence GTGACGGAACAGCATGCGCACCAGTTCGAGCGGGGCACGGACGGGCCCAAGGTCATCGTCGTCGGCGTGGACGGCTCCGACTCCTCGCTCCGCGCCGCGGCATACGCCGGCGGTCTGGCCCGGCGGCAGCACGCACTGCTCGCCGTCGTGTACGTCCAGCCGGTGATCGCCTCGGGTGCCGCGCTCGGCGCGCCGGTCGCCGAGACGACCGACGAGATCGCCGAGGACCTGGTCGCCCAGATCCGGCACGCGACCGAGCAGAACAAGGGGATATTCGATGTGCGCTGGGAGTTCCACACCTTCCGCGGCGACCCCTACAGCGGGCTGACCAAGGCGGCGGACGAGCTCAAGGCCGACGCGGTCGTCGTCGGAGCCTCGGAGCAGGCCGGCCACCGGATCGTCGGTTCCGTCGCGGTGCGGCTGGTCAAGGCCGGGCGCTGGCCGGTGACCGTGGTGCCGTGA
- a CDS encoding DUF4328 domain-containing protein, with protein MTSTARKAPWILARSAQVAIAAAAVADVFRAAAVRDHYLHPTDASLHRSGLISMIFLYVSAPATVLFLVWLARSRRNAQELSPQASLPSRGWTVGAWFIPVVNFFVPRRFVLDIGRASSASWEPKRDTTLVNLWWIAWITHALVLLAAGRVAPGSTAFLIVAEGLMIAAAVLLGLVIERVTALQSAALGATVPFAPVAQA; from the coding sequence ATGACGAGTACCGCCCGTAAGGCTCCCTGGATCCTTGCCCGCTCAGCGCAGGTGGCGATAGCGGCGGCCGCCGTGGCGGACGTGTTCCGCGCGGCGGCAGTCCGGGATCACTACCTGCACCCCACCGATGCGTCCCTGCACAGGTCGGGCCTCATCTCGATGATCTTCCTCTATGTGTCGGCTCCTGCGACCGTGCTGTTCCTCGTGTGGCTCGCCCGGTCCCGGCGCAACGCCCAGGAGCTGTCCCCCCAGGCCTCGCTCCCGAGTCGGGGCTGGACGGTCGGCGCGTGGTTCATACCGGTGGTCAACTTCTTCGTCCCGCGCCGGTTCGTCCTCGACATCGGGCGCGCGAGCTCCGCGTCATGGGAGCCGAAGCGAGACACGACACTGGTGAACCTGTGGTGGATCGCCTGGATCACGCACGCGCTGGTGCTGCTAGCGGCGGGCCGGGTGGCCCCGGGGTCGACGGCCTTCCTCATCGTGGCGGAGGGGCTCATGATCGCGGCGGCCGTGCTGCTGGGGCTCGTCATCGAGCGCGTCACGGCGTTGCAGAGCGCGGCGCTCGGCGCCACCGTTCCGTTCGCACCTGTCGCCCAGGCGTGA
- a CDS encoding alpha/beta fold hydrolase, whose protein sequence is MTVASELSYFASTDGDIAYLDTGTGDPVVLLHAGYVDHRLFDAQIPAFAAEYRVIAVDARGHGWTANATKSFRWADDLAELLRHLDVGPAVLVGASMGGAIAGDTAIEYPELVRGIVVSGASVSDFQYTHEATRKIVADSHRALHSGDIEGWLKIFLRAVSGPFRSPDELDPRILEHLRDMAVHTVTKHTPGERDWHVPMTDTWARVPKIDVPVLMVNGTLDVPDLIADAERFAGTVPNGRSVLVEGASHLPSLEKPEEFNAIVLDFLRSL, encoded by the coding sequence ATGACAGTTGCTTCGGAACTGAGCTACTTCGCGTCCACCGACGGGGACATCGCCTATCTCGACACCGGAACCGGGGACCCCGTGGTCCTGCTGCACGCCGGCTACGTCGACCACCGCCTCTTCGACGCCCAGATACCGGCCTTCGCCGCCGAGTACCGCGTCATCGCCGTGGACGCCCGCGGACACGGCTGGACCGCCAACGCCACCAAGTCCTTCCGCTGGGCCGACGACCTCGCCGAGCTGCTGCGCCATCTCGACGTGGGCCCCGCGGTCCTGGTCGGTGCCTCGATGGGCGGAGCCATTGCTGGTGACACGGCGATCGAGTATCCGGAACTGGTCCGGGGGATCGTCGTCAGCGGGGCCTCGGTCAGCGACTTCCAGTACACCCACGAGGCAACCAGGAAGATCGTGGCCGACTCCCACCGGGCCCTGCACTCGGGCGACATCGAGGGTTGGCTGAAGATCTTCCTCAGGGCCGTGAGTGGTCCGTTCCGCTCGCCCGACGAGCTCGACCCGCGCATCCTGGAGCACCTGCGCGACATGGCCGTCCACACCGTCACCAAGCACACACCGGGCGAACGGGACTGGCACGTACCCATGACCGACACCTGGGCCCGGGTTCCGAAGATCGACGTCCCGGTGCTCATGGTCAACGGCACGCTCGACGTGCCGGACCTGATCGCCGACGCGGAACGCTTCGCCGGCACCGTCCCGAACGGCCGCTCGGTGCTGGTGGAGGGCGCCTCGCATCTCCCCAGCCTGGAGAAGCCCGAGGAGTTCAACGCGATCGTGCTGGACTTCCTGCGCTCGCTCTGA